In one window of Chryseobacterium sp. JV274 DNA:
- a CDS encoding response regulator transcription factor, protein MRKIIIADDEHKILMSLEYSFKKNGYDVYIARDGTEVLDFLKTMVPDVILLDIMMPNLDGYSTLDLIKQDKKLRDTKVIFLSAKNNPRDIEKGLEMGADAYITKPYSIKKLMQQIEEMF, encoded by the coding sequence ATGAGAAAGATAATCATTGCGGATGACGAACACAAAATATTAATGTCATTAGAATACAGCTTTAAGAAAAACGGATACGATGTTTATATTGCCCGTGACGGAACGGAAGTTCTTGACTTTTTGAAAACAATGGTTCCGGACGTAATCCTTCTCGATATTATGATGCCAAATCTTGATGGCTACAGCACCTTGGACCTCATAAAACAGGATAAAAAACTGAGAGATACCAAAGTCATCTTTCTGAGTGCTAAAAACAACCCCAGAGATATTGAAAAAGGATTGGAAATGGGAGCCGATGCCTACATCACAAAACCCTACTCCATCAAGAAACTGATGCAGCAGATTGAAGAGATGTTTTAA
- a CDS encoding RelA/SpoT family protein, with translation MSYDLEQENKEILARYKDLISNTYRTLDEENNKLIRKAFDIALDAHKDQRRKSGEPYIYHPIAVAKIVATEIGLGATSIACALLHDVIEDSDYTYEDLKKIFGEKIASIVNGLTKISIMNHQNISVQSENYRKLLLTLSEDFRVILIKIADRLHNMRTLESMAPDKQKKIASETVYIYAPMAHRLGLYNIKSELEDLSLKYNSPEVYNEITEKLELAKESRERYIEEFTKEVSERLREEGLNFKIKGRAKAISSIYRKMLKQGVSFEEVFDNYAIRIIYKSDAKNEKFLAWKIYSIVTDVYHSNPSRMRDWITQPRSTGYESLHLTVLGPDRKWIEVQIRSERMDEIAEKGVAAHYKYKEGYKQSSDDRNFEKWVTEIREVLEQQQNLSTSELLDNIKLNLYSKEVFVFTPKGEIKILPTNATALDFAFSVHSDLGMKCLGAKINGKLVPISYILQNGDQVDILSSQNQKPKSDWLEFVVTSKAKSKIKSYLNSQKNQLVEEGKEILQRKLRHAKINFNDEEINKLQKFFNLKSSQELFLKFQSNELDVSSLRKYIESKNVFNNLLSRFRKSPPKNQHFEEPKEENLDMIIFGKDEEKLNYSYAKCCTVIPGDKIFGFITISDGIKVHSDSCPNAINLRAQYDYRVIPAKWVNAESFKNRVKIEIEGLDRMGMINDITTVISGSMGMDMKSLSIESNNGVFTGNIILEVKNKGQLEETFKKLKNINGVSRVRRLQS, from the coding sequence ATGAGTTACGATTTAGAACAAGAGAATAAAGAGATCCTTGCAAGATATAAGGACCTGATTTCTAACACATACAGAACGTTGGATGAGGAAAATAACAAACTCATCCGAAAGGCATTCGATATCGCTTTGGATGCCCACAAGGATCAAAGGAGAAAATCCGGAGAACCTTATATCTACCACCCTATTGCTGTTGCTAAAATTGTAGCGACAGAGATTGGTCTTGGAGCTACTTCTATTGCCTGTGCCCTTTTGCATGATGTCATTGAAGATTCCGATTATACTTACGAAGATCTGAAAAAAATCTTTGGAGAGAAAATCGCCAGTATCGTGAACGGACTGACTAAGATCTCCATCATGAACCACCAGAATATTTCTGTACAGTCTGAAAATTACAGAAAACTGTTATTGACTTTATCCGAGGATTTCAGAGTTATTCTGATTAAAATTGCAGACCGTCTTCATAACATGAGGACGCTGGAAAGTATGGCTCCGGATAAGCAGAAAAAAATTGCTTCAGAAACGGTTTATATCTATGCTCCGATGGCCCACCGTCTTGGATTGTACAACATCAAATCTGAGCTGGAAGACCTTTCCTTAAAATATAATAGTCCCGAAGTATATAACGAGATCACGGAAAAACTCGAACTTGCCAAAGAAAGCCGTGAAAGATATATAGAAGAATTTACCAAAGAAGTATCAGAAAGACTTCGTGAAGAAGGCTTAAACTTTAAAATCAAAGGCCGCGCAAAAGCAATCTCCTCTATTTACAGAAAAATGCTGAAGCAGGGAGTTTCCTTTGAAGAAGTTTTTGATAACTATGCCATCAGGATTATTTACAAATCGGATGCTAAGAATGAAAAGTTTTTAGCCTGGAAGATCTACTCTATCGTTACGGATGTCTACCACAGTAACCCTTCAAGAATGCGTGACTGGATTACCCAGCCCCGTTCTACAGGATACGAAAGTTTACACTTAACGGTTTTAGGTCCGGACAGAAAATGGATTGAAGTTCAGATCCGTTCTGAGCGTATGGATGAAATCGCTGAAAAAGGGGTTGCCGCTCACTACAAATACAAAGAAGGCTACAAACAGAGTTCTGATGACAGAAACTTTGAAAAATGGGTAACAGAAATCCGTGAAGTTCTTGAACAGCAGCAGAACCTCTCTACTTCGGAGCTTTTGGATAATATTAAGCTTAATTTATATTCAAAAGAGGTATTTGTGTTTACCCCGAAAGGAGAAATTAAAATTCTGCCAACCAATGCTACTGCCCTGGATTTTGCATTTTCAGTCCATTCTGACTTAGGGATGAAATGTCTGGGAGCTAAAATCAATGGAAAACTGGTTCCTATTTCCTATATCCTTCAAAACGGGGATCAGGTAGATATTCTTTCATCACAGAATCAGAAACCAAAATCTGACTGGCTTGAATTCGTAGTGACTTCAAAAGCCAAATCAAAGATCAAAAGTTATCTGAACTCTCAGAAAAATCAGCTGGTAGAGGAAGGAAAAGAAATTCTGCAAAGAAAACTTCGTCATGCGAAAATCAATTTCAATGATGAAGAAATTAATAAGCTTCAAAAGTTCTTTAATTTAAAATCTTCTCAAGAGCTGTTTCTTAAATTCCAAAGCAACGAATTGGATGTCAGCAGCCTGAGAAAATATATTGAAAGTAAAAACGTATTTAACAATTTACTTTCCAGATTTAGAAAATCTCCGCCAAAAAATCAGCATTTCGAGGAACCGAAAGAGGAAAACCTTGACATGATTATCTTTGGTAAAGATGAGGAAAAACTGAACTATAGCTATGCAAAATGCTGTACAGTGATTCCAGGAGACAAAATTTTCGGATTTATTACCATTTCAGACGGAATTAAAGTTCACAGTGATAGCTGCCCAAATGCCATCAACCTGAGAGCCCAGTATGACTACCGTGTCATTCCTGCCAAATGGGTAAATGCTGAAAGCTTCAAAAACAGAGTAAAAATTGAAATTGAAGGACTTGACAGAATGGGTATGATCAATGATATCACCACGGTCATCAGTGGAAGTATGGGAATGGATATGAAAAGTCTCTCTATTGAATCCAACAATGGAGTTTTCACAGGAAATATCATTCTCGAAGTTAAAAATAAAGGCCAGCTGGAAGAAACCTTCAAAAAACTTAAAAATATTAATGGTGTTTCAAGAGTGAGACGACTACAATCATAA
- a CDS encoding AMP-binding protein, whose translation MDTDTLFKQSIENKEDFWKEQAGEIQWFDFPTQILTNDENDYPQWFSDGKLNMCYLCIDKHIEDGCGDQIAIIYDSPVTSQKKTYTFNQAKKEISKFAGGLASLGLKKEDTAVIYMPMIPQTLFAMLACARIGVIHNVVFGGFAPHELVVRIDDCKPKVLITATAGVEIAKRIPYLPLVEKAIELAQDKVDHIVVYNRKLVDNQDEMFDGLIDYEELVEKSAPADCISVESTHPLYLLYTSGTTGKPKGIVRDTGGYATALKFSMTYVYGVEPGETYWAASDFGWAVGHSFSVYGPLINRNTTIIFEGKPIMTPDAGTFWRIISEYKVSVMFTAPTAIRAIKKEDPNGELVKKYDLTHFKKQFLAGERCDVATLDWFAEHIGVPAIDHWWQTESGWPMLGLLTHDESYQIKRAAAGKPVPGYDIKIFDENGLELDPHHEGYLVIKLPLPPGAMLGIWKDYERFENSYLSQYKGYYFSGDGAIQDEDGYIFITGRVDDVINVAGHRLSTSEMEEIVSSHPDVAECAVVGIDDELKGQVPFATLVLKNGSAISEEDVEKDIIQMVRNKIGAVAFLKNAMVVKRLPKTRSGKILRKLIRTLLDGKDFQIPSTIDDEKIIDEIQEKIKEYKA comes from the coding sequence ATGGATACTGACACCCTATTTAAACAAAGCATAGAGAACAAAGAAGATTTCTGGAAAGAACAGGCCGGAGAAATACAATGGTTTGATTTTCCTACACAGATTCTCACTAACGACGAAAATGACTACCCACAATGGTTTTCCGATGGAAAGCTCAATATGTGCTACTTATGCATTGACAAACACATTGAAGACGGTTGCGGAGATCAGATTGCTATCATTTACGATTCTCCGGTGACCAGTCAAAAGAAAACCTATACCTTCAATCAGGCGAAAAAGGAAATTTCAAAATTCGCAGGAGGGCTGGCTTCTTTAGGATTAAAAAAAGAAGATACAGCGGTTATTTATATGCCAATGATCCCTCAGACTCTTTTTGCTATGCTGGCATGCGCAAGAATCGGGGTTATTCATAATGTGGTTTTCGGAGGGTTTGCTCCCCACGAACTTGTGGTCAGAATTGACGACTGCAAGCCAAAAGTTTTAATCACAGCCACTGCTGGAGTAGAAATTGCCAAAAGAATTCCCTACCTCCCACTGGTTGAAAAAGCTATTGAACTGGCACAGGATAAAGTAGACCATATTGTTGTATACAACAGAAAACTAGTAGATAATCAGGATGAAATGTTCGATGGACTTATTGATTATGAAGAACTGGTTGAAAAATCAGCTCCGGCAGACTGCATTTCTGTGGAATCTACCCACCCGCTTTATCTTCTTTACACATCCGGAACTACAGGCAAGCCCAAAGGTATTGTTCGTGATACCGGAGGTTACGCAACTGCCTTAAAATTTTCCATGACGTATGTTTACGGCGTTGAACCGGGAGAAACCTATTGGGCTGCTTCAGATTTCGGATGGGCAGTTGGGCATAGTTTTTCAGTATACGGACCATTAATCAACAGAAATACAACTATTATTTTTGAAGGAAAACCTATCATGACTCCTGATGCAGGAACGTTTTGGAGAATCATTTCAGAATATAAGGTTTCGGTGATGTTTACTGCACCTACCGCTATCAGAGCAATCAAAAAAGAAGATCCGAACGGAGAACTGGTAAAAAAATACGATTTAACCCATTTCAAAAAACAGTTTCTGGCGGGCGAAAGATGTGATGTTGCTACTCTGGATTGGTTTGCAGAACATATCGGAGTTCCGGCTATAGACCATTGGTGGCAGACAGAATCAGGATGGCCCATGCTTGGATTGCTGACTCATGATGAAAGTTATCAGATCAAAAGAGCTGCCGCAGGAAAACCTGTTCCGGGATATGACATTAAAATTTTTGATGAAAACGGACTGGAACTCGATCCTCATCACGAAGGCTATCTGGTAATCAAACTTCCTCTTCCCCCCGGAGCCATGCTTGGAATATGGAAAGACTACGAACGTTTTGAAAACAGCTACCTTTCTCAATACAAAGGCTACTACTTCTCAGGAGATGGTGCGATACAGGATGAAGACGGTTATATTTTCATCACAGGAAGAGTGGATGATGTGATCAACGTTGCGGGGCACAGACTTTCCACTTCTGAAATGGAGGAAATAGTTTCTTCACATCCGGATGTTGCAGAATGCGCTGTGGTAGGTATTGATGATGAATTAAAGGGACAGGTTCCTTTTGCAACTCTTGTGTTGAAAAACGGATCAGCAATTTCTGAAGAAGATGTTGAAAAAGATATCATTCAGATGGTCCGCAACAAAATTGGAGCGGTAGCTTTTCTGAAAAATGCTATGGTTGTTAAACGCTTACCTAAAACACGATCCGGAAAGATTTTAAGAAAACTGATCCGAACTTTACTAGACGGAAAAGATTTCCAGATTCCTTCAACCATTGACGATGAGAAAATCATTGATGAAATTCAGGAAAAAATAAAGGAATACAAGGCTTAA
- the nhaA gene encoding Na+/H+ antiporter NhaA, translating to MNLSLYFKKFFNNSQSSGIILIFCVLVSLLIANSSAAENFQHFLDKEVGTHIFGLEYPVSIWINDGLMAVFFLLVGLEIKRELVEGELSSFKNASLPIFAAVGGMLVPAVVFSIFNTGTEYSNGWGIPMATDIAFSLAIISMLGKKIPNSIKIFLAALAIVDDLGAILVIAIFYTEQIHWSYLLLSFGVTALLFILNFLKVTKTIFYIIPGLFLWYFLHHSGIHATIAGVVLAFSIPTNASNVEISPLEKLEHQLHIPVSFLIMPIFALTNTNITFSSEMVAGVTSTLGLGIICGLVLGKLIGINLFSLIAIKLKLSSLPQNSNWLQMIGVGLLAGIGFTMSIFIALLSFKGEIPIQDEAKFAILIASFIAAIAGFTILSISSKENPELEEN from the coding sequence ATGAATTTATCTCTTTATTTTAAAAAATTTTTCAACAACAGTCAGTCTTCAGGAATTATTCTTATTTTCTGTGTACTTGTTTCATTGCTTATTGCCAACTCATCTGCTGCAGAGAACTTTCAGCATTTTTTAGACAAGGAAGTGGGTACCCATATTTTTGGACTGGAATATCCTGTCAGCATCTGGATCAATGACGGATTGATGGCAGTATTCTTCCTTCTGGTAGGTCTTGAAATAAAACGGGAACTTGTAGAAGGTGAGCTTTCATCCTTTAAAAATGCTTCACTTCCCATTTTTGCCGCTGTAGGCGGAATGCTTGTTCCGGCAGTGGTTTTCAGTATTTTCAACACCGGAACAGAATACAGTAATGGCTGGGGAATTCCTATGGCTACAGATATTGCTTTTTCACTGGCAATTATTTCGATGCTGGGGAAAAAGATTCCCAATTCTATCAAGATATTTTTAGCTGCATTGGCTATTGTAGATGATCTTGGAGCTATTCTTGTGATTGCTATTTTCTACACTGAACAAATCCATTGGAGCTATCTCTTATTGTCTTTTGGAGTGACTGCCCTGCTGTTTATTTTAAATTTTTTAAAAGTAACCAAAACTATATTTTATATTATTCCCGGACTGTTTTTATGGTATTTCCTTCATCACTCCGGAATTCACGCCACGATAGCAGGTGTTGTACTTGCATTTTCAATACCTACCAACGCTTCCAATGTAGAAATATCACCATTGGAAAAACTTGAGCATCAGCTTCACATTCCGGTAAGCTTTCTGATCATGCCTATATTTGCTTTAACGAATACCAATATCACTTTTTCCAGTGAAATGGTTGCCGGTGTTACAAGTACATTAGGTTTGGGAATTATTTGCGGTTTAGTATTGGGTAAGCTGATCGGTATCAATCTGTTTTCACTCATTGCTATCAAATTAAAGCTTAGTTCTCTGCCTCAAAACAGCAACTGGCTTCAAATGATTGGTGTAGGTCTATTGGCCGGAATTGGGTTTACCATGTCCATTTTTATTGCGTTACTTTCCTTTAAAGGAGAAATTCCTATTCAGGATGAAGCGAAATTTGCTATTTTGATTGCGTCCTTTATAGCTGCTATTGCAGGATTTACCATATTAAGTATAAGCTCAAAAGAAAATCCCGAACTGGAAGAGAATTAA
- a CDS encoding ATP-binding protein yields MNSFALFFVVLLYLALLFLVAHLAEKKKSKLWINNPYIYALSLAVYCTAWTYYGSIGVAATSGLNYLPIYIGPIMIIPAWIYINTRIVRISRVNKISSLADFISLRYGNSRSLSAIITVVCLLAIVPYIGLQIKAISETFHLVTETPMSKNILTDNATFVVVLIALFSSYYGTRYVDASEKRLGIISAIALESFLKLFFIIILGLFVIYYAFDGFSDIYEKASRFKDFKEKNTFNGIEGAMNWMILCMISATAICILPRQFHTAIVENRQEKHIKTAIWFFPLYLLIFTVFIFPIAWGGRLIFDGQKVNPEFYSILIPQHFDNTLITVLVFLGGLSSCISMIIISAITLSIMLSNNLIIPYGLLGKLKSESEEQNTRSITNIRKISIFGLIIMAFVFYKYFILKTSLDSVGLISFVIIAQLAPAFFGALFWRRGSYKGAVTGLIAGLAICYFGLIIPQYYFSYNQELKGVLRDLYDAFGFFTIPYLGRIPQIFFWSMLVNTSLFTIVSVSSKGNYRERNFAELYVDIDKYIQNHENAFIWRGTAYISDIQNILERFLGKNKTEQALRIFNLKYNIDSKTETADSRFIKFSENLLAGRIGTASAKILIEGVTKEDKISLKEVLNILEESKENISLNKKLTEQSEELQKLSDDLRTANESLIIKDRQKDDFLDSVAHELRTPITAIRSAGEILADDDDIPFDIKQEFLNNIITESDRLSEIINDILYLDKLQHGEISLHIQENNIIETYKKALNPLLHLIQQKNIHLSEVNLLNHFIFEYDEARMIQLFQNIWGNALKFTDEQGTIQTKLFEKDQQLTISIFNTGKHIPEGDLEMIFDKFYQSKNQNILKPTGSGLGLAISKKIVQAHGGSIKAENSGLGVTFTISIPEKTKKEITDEVEHH; encoded by the coding sequence ATGAATAGTTTCGCATTATTTTTTGTAGTTCTGCTTTACCTGGCTCTTCTTTTCTTAGTTGCCCACCTGGCAGAGAAGAAAAAGAGCAAGCTCTGGATCAACAATCCTTACATCTACGCATTGTCTCTTGCGGTATATTGTACTGCCTGGACGTATTATGGAAGCATTGGTGTGGCAGCTACAAGCGGATTAAACTATCTGCCGATTTACATTGGTCCTATCATGATTATTCCGGCATGGATCTATATCAATACCCGGATCGTAAGGATTTCAAGGGTTAATAAAATAAGCAGCCTTGCCGATTTCATCTCATTAAGATATGGAAACAGCAGAAGTCTGAGTGCTATTATTACTGTGGTTTGTCTTTTGGCTATTGTCCCTTATATCGGGTTGCAGATCAAAGCTATTTCGGAAACCTTCCATCTGGTAACGGAAACTCCGATGTCAAAAAATATCCTGACTGACAATGCTACTTTTGTGGTGGTTTTAATTGCCTTATTTTCCTCTTATTATGGAACACGATATGTGGATGCTTCGGAAAAACGTCTGGGAATTATCTCAGCTATTGCACTGGAGAGCTTTTTAAAACTATTCTTTATTATCATTCTCGGACTTTTCGTAATCTATTATGCCTTTGACGGATTTTCGGACATCTACGAGAAAGCCAGCAGGTTTAAAGATTTTAAAGAAAAAAATACCTTCAACGGGATTGAGGGTGCTATGAACTGGATGATTTTGTGTATGATTTCCGCAACAGCAATCTGCATCCTGCCAAGGCAGTTTCACACCGCTATTGTTGAAAACAGACAGGAAAAACATATCAAAACAGCGATTTGGTTTTTCCCCCTTTATCTTTTAATCTTCACCGTATTTATTTTCCCGATTGCCTGGGGAGGAAGACTGATTTTTGATGGTCAGAAAGTAAACCCGGAGTTCTACTCTATCCTGATTCCGCAGCATTTTGACAATACCTTGATCACTGTGCTTGTTTTTCTCGGGGGATTAAGCTCATGTATTTCCATGATCATTATTTCAGCCATTACTTTATCAATCATGCTTTCCAACAACCTTATTATCCCATATGGATTGCTTGGAAAATTAAAATCTGAAAGTGAGGAACAAAACACAAGAAGCATTACCAATATCAGGAAAATCAGCATTTTCGGACTGATCATCATGGCTTTTGTTTTTTATAAGTATTTCATTCTGAAGACCTCACTGGATTCTGTAGGATTGATCTCATTCGTTATCATTGCCCAGCTGGCACCTGCATTTTTCGGAGCTTTATTCTGGAGAAGAGGAAGTTACAAAGGTGCCGTTACAGGTCTTATAGCAGGATTAGCAATCTGTTATTTCGGATTGATCATCCCGCAGTATTATTTTTCATACAATCAGGAGCTTAAAGGAGTACTGAGAGATCTGTATGATGCATTCGGGTTTTTCACAATTCCTTATCTGGGAAGAATTCCACAGATTTTCTTCTGGTCGATGCTGGTAAACACGAGTCTGTTTACTATTGTTTCCGTAAGTTCTAAAGGGAATTACCGTGAAAGAAACTTTGCCGAATTGTATGTGGATATTGACAAATACATTCAGAATCATGAAAATGCTTTTATCTGGCGTGGAACGGCTTATATTTCGGATATTCAGAATATTCTTGAACGCTTTTTAGGCAAAAATAAAACAGAGCAGGCCCTAAGAATTTTTAATTTAAAATATAATATTGATTCCAAAACAGAAACCGCCGACTCCAGATTTATCAAATTTTCAGAAAACCTTCTGGCCGGAAGAATTGGAACAGCTTCAGCAAAAATATTAATCGAAGGGGTAACCAAAGAGGATAAAATATCTTTAAAAGAGGTGTTAAACATTCTTGAAGAATCAAAAGAAAACATCAGCTTAAATAAAAAGCTTACCGAACAGTCCGAAGAACTGCAAAAACTTTCCGACGATCTGCGAACCGCCAATGAAAGCCTCATCATCAAAGACCGCCAAAAAGATGATTTCCTGGACTCTGTTGCCCATGAACTGAGAACCCCGATCACCGCCATTCGTTCTGCCGGGGAGATTTTGGCTGACGATGACGATATTCCTTTTGACATCAAACAGGAATTTTTAAATAATATCATCACAGAATCCGACAGATTGAGTGAAATTATCAACGATATTTTGTATCTGGACAAATTACAACACGGTGAAATCTCTTTACATATTCAGGAAAATAATATTATTGAAACTTATAAAAAAGCATTAAATCCGCTTCTTCACCTGATACAGCAGAAAAATATTCATTTAAGTGAAGTTAATCTTCTGAATCATTTTATATTTGAATATGATGAAGCGAGAATGATTCAGCTGTTTCAGAATATCTGGGGAAATGCCTTAAAATTTACAGATGAACAGGGAACAATCCAGACTAAATTATTTGAAAAGGACCAACAGCTGACCATTAGTATTTTCAATACCGGGAAACATATTCCGGAAGGGGATCTGGAAATGATTTTTGACAAGTTTTATCAATCGAAAAACCAAAATATTTTAAAGCCTACAGGAAGCGGACTGGGACTGGCCATTTCCAAAAAAATTGTACAGGCACACGGAGGAAGTATAAAAGCAGAAAACAGCGGACTGGGTGTAACTTTCACCATAAGCATTCCTGAAAAAACTAAAAAAGAGATTACAGATGAAGTTGAACACCATTAA
- a CDS encoding DUF6814 family protein: MNGLKKILGILWIAIAVIVGYFGITVLGIPKIASGKQEDLVFGIIILFVLMPIISGGMAIFGYYALKGEYSDDKI, from the coding sequence ATGAACGGACTAAAAAAAATATTAGGTATTCTCTGGATCGCAATTGCGGTGATTGTAGGATATTTCGGAATTACAGTATTGGGAATCCCCAAAATAGCATCCGGAAAACAGGAAGATCTGGTTTTTGGTATTATTATCCTTTTTGTACTGATGCCGATTATCTCAGGCGGAATGGCCATTTTTGGTTACTATGCCCTGAAAGGAGAATATTCTGACGATAAAATTTAA
- the acs gene encoding acetate--CoA ligase: MNSNFKNERDMRNYLIEDLPQYFEDYKKSIKNPKKFWDKVADQNFVWYQRWSKVVKYDMNEAKITWFKNAKLNITKNCIDRHLAVRGDKTAIIWEPNDPKEEAQHISYQELYTRVNKTANVLHDMGIKKGDRICIYLPMIPELAITMLACAKLGAVHSVIFAGFSASAVASRVNDCEAKMVITSDGSYRGNKVLDLKSIVDDALEKTPTVENVLVVKRTHNEIKMKEGRDHWMADLYEKASSDFVTVIMDSEDPLFILYTSGSTGKPKGMLHTCAGYMVYTAYTFKNVFNYKENDIYWCTADIGWITGHSYILYGPLLNGATTVIFEGVPTYPEPDRFWEVIEKHKITQFYTAPTAIRSLAKESAEWVDKHDLSSLKVIGSVGEPINDEAWHWFNDHVGKKKCPIVDTWWQTETGGIMISPLPFVTPTKPTYATLPLPGVQPVLMDDKRNEITGNQVTGNLCIRFPWPGIARTIWGDHQRYKETYFTAFPGKYFTGDGALRDEVGYYRITGRVDDVIIVSGHNLGTAPIEDSINQHPAVAESAIVGYPHDIKGNALYGYVTLKETGEGRDKENLKKEINQLISDQIGPIAKLDKIQFVSGLPKTRSGKIMRRILRKIAEGDFSNFGDISTLLNPEIVEEIKNERI, translated from the coding sequence ATAAATTCAAATTTCAAAAACGAAAGGGATATGAGAAATTACTTAATAGAAGATTTACCACAGTATTTTGAAGATTATAAAAAGTCTATCAAAAATCCTAAAAAATTCTGGGATAAGGTAGCAGATCAAAATTTTGTGTGGTACCAACGATGGAGCAAGGTTGTTAAGTACGATATGAATGAAGCTAAAATCACCTGGTTCAAAAACGCGAAACTGAATATTACCAAAAACTGTATCGACAGACATCTTGCCGTAAGAGGAGATAAAACGGCCATCATCTGGGAACCCAATGATCCAAAGGAAGAAGCACAGCATATTTCTTATCAGGAGTTATATACCCGCGTGAATAAAACAGCAAATGTTTTGCATGATATGGGTATTAAAAAGGGAGACAGAATCTGTATTTATCTTCCCATGATCCCTGAATTGGCTATTACAATGCTTGCCTGCGCAAAGCTGGGAGCAGTACATTCTGTGATCTTTGCAGGATTCTCAGCTTCCGCAGTAGCTTCAAGGGTAAATGACTGTGAGGCAAAAATGGTAATCACATCGGATGGAAGTTACAGAGGAAATAAAGTTCTTGACCTGAAAAGTATTGTTGACGATGCTTTGGAAAAAACACCAACAGTTGAAAACGTTCTTGTAGTCAAGAGAACTCACAACGAGATTAAAATGAAAGAAGGAAGAGATCACTGGATGGCTGACTTGTATGAGAAAGCTTCTTCTGATTTTGTCACCGTAATTATGGATTCTGAAGACCCGCTTTTCATTTTATATACTTCAGGATCTACAGGAAAACCAAAAGGAATGCTTCATACCTGTGCAGGCTATATGGTGTATACCGCTTATACATTCAAAAATGTATTCAATTATAAAGAAAATGATATTTATTGGTGTACTGCAGATATCGGGTGGATTACGGGACATTCCTACATTCTTTACGGACCTTTATTAAATGGGGCTACCACCGTAATTTTTGAAGGCGTTCCTACTTATCCTGAACCGGACCGTTTCTGGGAAGTCATTGAAAAACATAAAATCACTCAGTTTTATACCGCTCCTACAGCCATCCGTTCTTTGGCGAAAGAAAGTGCAGAATGGGTAGATAAACATGATCTGAGCTCCCTGAAAGTAATTGGTTCCGTGGGTGAACCTATCAACGATGAAGCATGGCATTGGTTCAATGATCACGTTGGAAAGAAAAAATGCCCGATTGTGGATACTTGGTGGCAGACTGAAACAGGAGGAATCATGATTTCACCACTTCCTTTTGTTACCCCAACGAAACCTACTTATGCCACTCTCCCATTGCCGGGTGTACAACCTGTCCTGATGGATGATAAACGAAATGAAATTACAGGCAACCAGGTGACCGGAAATCTTTGCATCCGCTTTCCATGGCCGGGAATCGCAAGAACCATCTGGGGTGACCATCAACGGTATAAGGAAACATATTTTACAGCTTTCCCTGGGAAATACTTTACCGGTGACGGCGCATTGAGGGATGAAGTGGGTTATTACAGAATTACCGGACGTGTAGATGATGTGATCATCGTTTCCGGACACAACCTTGGAACGGCACCTATTGAAGACAGTATCAACCAGCACCCTGCCGTTGCAGAATCTGCTATTGTAGGCTATCCGCACGACATCAAAGGAAATGCACTGTATGGCTATGTAACGCTTAAAGAAACCGGAGAAGGACGTGATAAGGAAAACCTGAAAAAAGAGATCAACCAGCTGATTTCAGATCAGATCGGCCCTATTGCCAAGCTGGATAAAATACAATTTGTATCCGGACTTCCGAAAACACGCTCTGGAAAAATTATGCGTAGAATTCTGAGAAAAATTGCAGAGGGAGATTTCAGTAATTTTGGAGATATCAGTACGCTTTTAAATCCTGAAATTGTAGAGGAGATCAAAAACGAAAGAATTTAA